Within Planococcus citri chromosome 2, ihPlaCitr1.1, whole genome shotgun sequence, the genomic segment CCACCCTGACGATTAATAATTGATCAATTACTATGTACCTCTCTTTGCATAAATCTCATAACCTTGGAAGAATCAGGGTAGTATATATTTTTCTGATATCTCTATTTATTCTGAACATTATTACACCTTCCTGTGATTGAAGGGTACTCCcaggtgaaaaaattgaatgccctgtcctcggatttttgaaattttgatgaaacattgttgggtaccttttgaaaaaatgttgcagcTAAAAATCCCTCCCATCTCGTCCCTTGcagctttttttgagaaaaaaaatcatacttacttcaacgagttttgaacaaaaatttttgaattcaatcaaAATATATACAGGAGACATCAGTCTAGCCATGtgtatttcttcaaatttttttgcccccccccccctcctcgcAGAGGAGATATGACaaaggaaaatttgaaaccgccatatTTTCGAACCTAATTCATATATCAAgcacacacaatttttttcttccaaaaacatACCTGCATGGGTACTATtacttattggaattttttaaaatttttcctccaagtgagtcattttcaaaaacttaaaaaaacactcaaaaatgtgttttttgtgtcatggtaccgccaaaaaaatgatatggCCATGTgatatatgtatttgtatgtagttctgaaattttgcatgcagGCCtctaaaaatagtaaaaaaaccaaacaacttCTTAAGAACTCCATTTTGAGTCCATGGGTTTTCCCCCTCCCATTTTAGAGCAAAATAAGATTAACAACAAGGgcatcgttatcatatgaatcgagctcgctgaacacgaatataaagttagatttgcagttggactcTTCATCCCCCCTATCCAAGTACATATGAATTTatcaacatgaaaatttatCTCCTCTGTTAATGATTTcacctaaataaaaaaaagtttaggaTGTAGGTAGACAGCGTAGTACAACGTGATGATTATTTTAAAACGGAAATCACATCGctgataatcatttttttaggtacctacgagtttGGGTACACTCTCATTTTCCATTCGTTTTAAAACTCGTTTTGAAACCCGTTTTATAAAATCATCTCGAAATATTCGACACAGTAGACAGTAGTCAAAAACGTGATTAACTTCGGACATTGTAACATTAttattttgtgtgtgtttttagcggttaaaaatcatcgaaaatatAAACTGTGAAAATGAGTAGAAATTTGGTGTGGCATTTGATATTTAATtcaggtatttatttattttaaatttttaccttCTTACTtagttacttacctatacctacttaagtatttttattattacctattatttgtATGTATAAATCACTCTCAATTGATTTAATCCAACGACGGAttcatcaatcaatttttttaaaatgattttagcAATCTTATCGTGTGCTTTGGGTTCGTTACAATTTGATCCTGATATTGTAAAACCTCTCACTACCAAATGTGAAATTGTCCGGTTGTCGACTAAGTAAGAATTATAGACCTACCGATTATTATTCATCAAACTCAGAAGTATAGAAgtgattaaaattcaatttatgtgTTTGTATTTCGTTTCAGTACTCAATTTCCGAAAAACACCACCATCGATTTCGATGTCGAATCTCCCAGAATAGCGCACGTTTCTCCTGAAAGTATCGTTGTCAATAATAACTCAGAATGGTCACTCGAAGTATGCGCCAAAGAACCCGGCTCCACTGTAGTTTTAACCAAAGTTAATGGCTTTCAGTTATTGTAAGTAATCTATAATAGGTTCCAAagagttttataattttattgaagaatttgaattcACAATAAACGATATACCTAATGAACCTACCTATTCGCAGAGAAGATGAAGCTGTTCTGCACATAACCGTTGGAAAAATTCGTTTCCTGATAATATTAGCTGTTGTTGTGGGATGGATTTATTTTACTGCCTGTACTATTTCATTTTATCCTCAAATATACGAGAATTACGTTCGTCAAAGGTAAAGATATCACAGTTCACTTGATCAAATTTacaatagtacctacctacatatgtattttgtatttaaattaAGCTTacgtatttataattttttctgaaaatttcgttgGCTCTGTTGCAGTGTGGTAGGACTGAACTTTGATTATTGCGCATTAAATATTGtcggatttttttcatactcgtTGTACAACATGGGCATGCTGTATATTTCATTTATAGAGGTAAATTATCATTATTACGAGTAGataccgggtgaccaagaataatgggttttgtaatgttctgatatgccaaaaagggaaaaaaaattccctaattaaaaactggaaaaagtgctttcgaattattgtttcgatgcaaaatgaaagattatttcgtatttcattgaaacaatcactcaaacgccattttttacatgattatttaattttctaattttcataacgggaattttccctcttttttgataacatcgaaatcccattattcttggtcacccggtactgtagataaaaattattcaaaggaAATAATAACTTCGAAAATTTGgacacaaatattttttttcaacttattcgttttttttgttttttttttttgacagaaagaatattttaaaagacATCCTACCGGTTTGAACCCTGTGCAAGTCAACGACCTACTTTTCTCCACTCATGGAACTTTTGCATCGGTGTTGACAATGATTCAATGTTACATATACGAAGTACGAATTCTATCAATGATTCTCTTATCGTCACATTTagaattataattatgta encodes:
- the LOC135834385 gene encoding cystinosin homolog; translated protein: MSRNLVWHLIFNSAILSCALGSLQFDPDIVKPLTTKCEIVRLSTNTQFPKNTTIDFDVESPRIAHVSPESIVVNNNSEWSLEVCAKEPGSTVVLTKVNGFQLLEDEAVLHITVGKIRFLIILAVVVGWIYFTACTISFYPQIYENYVRQSVVGLNFDYCALNIVGFFSYSLYNMGMLYISFIEKEYFKRHPTGLNPVQVNDLLFSTHGTFASVLTMIQCYIYERSDQRISWTARLILSSFGLVILTSGITASLGVIHWLDFLYYCSYIKLCVTIIKYVPQALMNYRRKSTVGWSIFNVILDFNGAFFSVSQMLINAYNYDDWESIMGDPTKFGLGSVSLGFDILFCYQHYVLYRHSNSDTNIISDTKVP